GTGCCCCTCGCTACGCTCGAAACACCCCAATTGGTGCCCCTCGCTACGCTCGAAACACCCCAATTGGTGCCCCTCGCTACGCTCGGGACACTCAATTTTCCAGCCACATCTGTCTGCGCTTCGCTTGACATCTGTGGGGAAAATTGGTGCATGCTACCGCCCTTGTCAGTTACATTTTCTGACCTTAAATAAATCATAGATTTGGCATTTATATTTTATTCAGTTTGATTTTATTGTCAATCCCTAAAAACAAGAGCCCCGCCTTAAGGCGGGGCTCTTTACTCATTCCGCTTTCCTTATTTCACGAGGACGAGTTTATGTGTGGCAACTTTACCTTCTGCCTCAAGTTTCAGGAAGTAAACACCACCAGTAACCTGTCTCCGATTATCATCTTCGCCATTCCAGTAAACAGTCTTTGCACCCGCAGGCTCATTTGGACGATTAACGAGTGTGCGCACAAGTCTACCAGTTGCATCATAAACCCTAAGCGTTACCTTTCCAGCCTTCGTTGTAGTGTATGAAATAGGCGTGTAATCTTTTGTTGGATTCGGCATATTAGGAGCAAATCCGAATTTAAGATTGGAGATTGGTGCATTCGGTTTTTCCTGCACACCAGGCACATGGCCCGTATGGAAAACTTCATGGGCAGGAACATAAGAACCACCCTGATAACCGCTGGCAACAAATACACCAATATCTCCTGCAGCACTCAAGGTGACTGCAATCGGTGAAACATTGCCCACAGGTGTAGGTTTAGGTTTATTCCAGTTGGTCCAGGTATTTGTATATGGATTATATGACCAGGTCTGGGCACTTGAACCACTTGCCGTCTGACCGCATACAACCCAGAGTTCTTTATTTACATGGTCAACACCACTTGGTACACGATAACGGCCATCAGTCATACCAGGAATCGTTGTCGGTGAACCCCAGGTGATCTGAGAGCAGTTTGCAGGATTGATTATACCAACAATATAATCATTTCTGTATGTCGAGGAACCATCGTAACCACAGGCAACAATTGCAAATGTGTCAATCACTCCGCCCGCAGCACAACCTCTGCCAACACCGGTCATTGAGGTTGCCTGGGTCCAGGTATTCAAATAGGTATCATAGAAATAGACATTCGTATGCGGAGACACAGCTCCACCCCAATTACCACCACCAAATGTAAAGAAGAGCGAATCTTTGTATACACCAGATACATGATCAACATTCGCTGTTGGTGACGGCGCTCCGCTTGACCACTGATTACTACCTGGGTCATATATATCAACCCTTGTCAATGCGGTGGGCCAGGAATCGGTTCCACCGTGTCTGTAGTACTTGCCATTCACACCCTGGGCAGTACCATAAGCACCACAACCATAAGGATTATTTGGACCAGCAGTCCAAGAACCGGCATTGATATCATAGATTTGAGTCTGATTTGTATAACCGCCGGTTGTTCTGATGCCAAATACCATGTACTTACCGTCATTTATTGTTGCCATTGAATGTCCTGAACTCGGGGATGGGAATTGAGCAGAGAGAATTTCCCAGAATGTAGGATTAACAACCGCATTCTTTGTCAGAGTGTCATTTGCTGGATTAACATCGCCTGCCAAAACAGTATATGCCTTGAAGGTGTAGGTAATACCGGTTGTCCCACAACAAATCCAGTTAGGGAATGTAATAACCGTATCTTCACCTGCATTGACAGTGATATTCTGGGTCTGGTTATAAACAATCGTTCCTGAAGAATCAATCACAAAATAAACATCAAAGGTTTCGTTGTTATTACCAAAGTTCTTGTAGGTCGCGGTTGGCTGATATGTTGTATTTGGCAACAAATTATCGGGCGGTTGGTTAATCACAGTCGTTCCCACATCATGGGTTGCAACATAGAGTTCACCATTGATAGTAACATTGTCAATCGCACCATACCACTGCCAGCCATTACCATCATCGTAGTACGCATAAACCTGTAGTCTTGGATAGGTCTTATAAGCACTTACATCGGCTGAATCCCATGTTCCTGGAATATCAGCAGTGTAGGTCTTTAGTGGCACAACTGTCCAGTTAGAACCATCAAAGTATTTTATACCTACTTCAAGTTTCTCTGGAGTAGTTAAGTAATTGTATGTCACTCCCCATTTTAGCCAGTTTGTTGTTGAATGTGGAACAATGACTGGAGAAAGTGCGGTATCTTTTAATGGTGGTGCACCACTACCTGCGGCATCATCATCAAACCATAAGCAGGAATCCTGGGCATTTGGTGGCATCCAGCCGCTATGTAAATTGGAACGTGCCACTCCCCACGCATTAGGGAATGTATAAGAACTTGAATGAGTCCAACCCTGCCATCCAGTTTCAAATGTCCAGCGGATTGTATCATCAAGGATAATTCCCACATCATAGACCCAAATTTTATCAGGACCTGACTGGTCAAGGATATATACATACTGACCATCGAATGCGCAGTCTGCCTCATATCCCTGGGTCTGTCCTGGGTCACACTGCCAGACCGATTCTGGTGATGTCGCAGGCACACCAGCAGTCAGACGGAATTGGTAGAAATGGGCAGGATTAGCCTCTTCAGCCTGGAATAATAATGTTGGTGCAGTAGTCCCATAGGCACCACTGACTCCGCAAGGATATTGCGGTCTACCCTGTGTAGTCCAGGTTCCAGTCTGGGAGGGCTTGGCATATCCAAGAATGTTTGATGTCCAGTCCGTAGCATAAACTACATCATCAACAGGATTGAAATCAAGACCTTCAAGTGTGCCGCTGACTGTGCGATAGACCGACCCTGTACCATTGGTCAAGTCAATGCGGTAGATCGTATTGTTGTATCCTGCCATGTACATTATGTTACTACCAGCATAGCCAATACCAAGACGATATGTTGGAGCTCCAGAACCAAGGGTAACCGAATCAACTTTTGTACAGGGAGAATGTTTCTGAATCGCATACATTTTAGGATAAGCGCTATTCCATTGAGTAACCCAGAGTGCATCCCTTTCCCAGTCATAGGCAAGACCCCAGCAATAACCTACGGAATTTATTGGAGCGAGACTAATCGTATCCACAAGTGTTGGGGTTGCAAACCGACCGGTATAAGGAATGCCGTTTGGATTCCTTGAAACCTTAAAAACATGTGATGGCACATCACTCGGTGCCCTAAGGTCTTCATTAGCACCGAATGCAATTGTTATAACTGCCATCATTAATAATATTGATGCTAATCTCTTCATTTTTTCTCCTTTTTTTCATCGAACATATCCCGGCATTGCCGGCTTTCCTGATATAACGATGTCTTGATAGACATCGCAACCACCCCTTCTTTTTTGTTTATCACCCCCTTTCTTTCAGAATTTTATATTTTTTCAATAATAACAAAAACCGTAAGCATCGAGTACCTTAGCATATTATATTTAAAATTTGAAGAAAGTCAAGGGTCCGCAGTAAAGATAGAATACCGAACTCCAATTTGGTTACTATATGGTGTTAGATTTTACAAACAAGAGCCTCTAATATATTTAGAAAGGAGTCTTATATGGTTTTAACTCTTGATTTTATAAAAATATATAGTTATAATAACTATATGCGGTATAATTTTATAGATATGCTAATGAAAAAAAGAAATGGTGAAAATTTGAGTTCTACTGAAATTGAATTTATAATAACAGGATATACAAAAGGCATAATTCCAGATTACCAGTTTTCGGCTTTTTTAATGGCAATATTTTTCCAAGGTATGAGTTTTAAAGAAACAACATACCTGACCAAGGCGATGCTTTATTCAGGCAAAAGGCTCAATCTATCAGATATAAAAATTCCAAAAATAGACAAACATTCTACCGGTGGTGTTGGAGATAAAGTCTCTTTAATCCTTGCCCCTCTCGTTGCAAGTTGCGGTGTTTGTGTACCAATGATCTCTGGCAGGAGCCTTGGTCATACCGGTGGGACACTTGATAAGTTAGAATCAATACCAGGATTCAGAACAAATCTAAGGTTAAACGAATTCAAAAACCAATTAAAAAAAATCAATGTAGGAATAATTGGACAGACCGAAGAAATAGCGCCTGCTGATAAAAAGATTTATAGTCTGCGTGATGTAACTGGAACTGTCGAATCGATACCTTTGATTACCGCAAGCATTATGTCCAAAAAACTTGCTGAAGATCTTGACGGACTTGTCTTGGATGTGAAATGTGGCAATGGCGCGTTTATGAGAGATTATAGAAAAGCAAAAGAACTTGCGCATTATCTGGTTCAGACAGGCAAAGGGTTCAAAGTTAAAACAGTTGCTATTCTAACTGATATGAATGACCCACTCGGATTGTACATCGGTAATTCTCTTGAAATTATTGAAACAATTGAATGTCTCAAGGGCAATGGACAAAAAGATTTGATGGAGATAACATTTACTCTATCAGAACACATTTTAAGGATTGCCAAACTTCAAGGAGGAAGGGGGTTGTTGTTAAAAAAGATAAAGACTGGTGAGGCGCTCAACAAATTCAGAGAAATGATAGAACATCAAGGTGGAAATCCAAAGGTGATAGACGATTATAATCTATTACCAGTTGCGAAGAGAAGCACTTTATTCTCCTCCCCGAAAACTGGTTATATAAAAAATATTGATACCTTCAAATTAGGCTTGCTTGCCACAAAACTTGGTGCAGGAAGGTTGAAGAAAGAAGATAAAATTGATCCCGGTTGTGGTTTTAAAATTTATAAAAAAACCGGGGATTTTGTAAAAAAAGGTGAACCTGTCATTGAAATATTTTCTGATAACAAAATGCTTGTTAAAG
The genomic region above belongs to candidate division WOR-3 bacterium and contains:
- a CDS encoding T9SS type A sorting domain-containing protein, which translates into the protein MKRLASILLMMAVITIAFGANEDLRAPSDVPSHVFKVSRNPNGIPYTGRFATPTLVDTISLAPINSVGYCWGLAYDWERDALWVTQWNSAYPKMYAIQKHSPCTKVDSVTLGSGAPTYRLGIGYAGSNIMYMAGYNNTIYRIDLTNGTGSVYRTVSGTLEGLDFNPVDDVVYATDWTSNILGYAKPSQTGTWTTQGRPQYPCGVSGAYGTTAPTLLFQAEEANPAHFYQFRLTAGVPATSPESVWQCDPGQTQGYEADCAFDGQYVYILDQSGPDKIWVYDVGIILDDTIRWTFETGWQGWTHSSSYTFPNAWGVARSNLHSGWMPPNAQDSCLWFDDDAAGSGAPPLKDTALSPVIVPHSTTNWLKWGVTYNYLTTPEKLEVGIKYFDGSNWTVVPLKTYTADIPGTWDSADVSAYKTYPRLQVYAYYDDGNGWQWYGAIDNVTINGELYVATHDVGTTVINQPPDNLLPNTTYQPTATYKNFGNNNETFDVYFVIDSSGTIVYNQTQNITVNAGEDTVITFPNWICCGTTGITYTFKAYTVLAGDVNPANDTLTKNAVVNPTFWEILSAQFPSPSSGHSMATINDGKYMVFGIRTTGGYTNQTQIYDINAGSWTAGPNNPYGCGAYGTAQGVNGKYYRHGGTDSWPTALTRVDIYDPGSNQWSSGAPSPTANVDHVSGVYKDSLFFTFGGGNWGGAVSPHTNVYFYDTYLNTWTQATSMTGVGRGCAAGGVIDTFAIVACGYDGSSTYRNDYIVGIINPANCSQITWGSPTTIPGMTDGRYRVPSGVDHVNKELWVVCGQTASGSSAQTWSYNPYTNTWTNWNKPKPTPVGNVSPIAVTLSAAGDIGVFVASGYQGGSYVPAHEVFHTGHVPGVQEKPNAPISNLKFGFAPNMPNPTKDYTPISYTTTKAGKVTLRVYDATGRLVRTLVNRPNEPAGAKTVYWNGEDDNRRQVTGGVYFLKLEAEGKVATHKLVLVK
- a CDS encoding thymidine phosphorylase, giving the protein MRYNFIDMLMKKRNGENLSSTEIEFIITGYTKGIIPDYQFSAFLMAIFFQGMSFKETTYLTKAMLYSGKRLNLSDIKIPKIDKHSTGGVGDKVSLILAPLVASCGVCVPMISGRSLGHTGGTLDKLESIPGFRTNLRLNEFKNQLKKINVGIIGQTEEIAPADKKIYSLRDVTGTVESIPLITASIMSKKLAEDLDGLVLDVKCGNGAFMRDYRKAKELAHYLVQTGKGFKVKTVAILTDMNDPLGLYIGNSLEIIETIECLKGNGQKDLMEITFTLSEHILRIAKLQGGRGLLLKKIKTGEALNKFREMIEHQGGNPKVIDDYNLLPVAKRSTLFSSPKTGYIKNIDTFKLGLLATKLGAGRLKKEDKIDPGCGFKIYKKTGDFVKKGEPVIEIFSDNKMLVKEVLNELSTVFLIKSEHSKRKKLIRDIIR